One window of the Tistrella mobilis genome contains the following:
- a CDS encoding amidase, with the protein MSSLHRLSLVRLAEEIRRGAISPVDAVRCMMDRIAAHDGALHAFAHLNDAALDQARRAEAEIAAGLVRGPLHGVPLAAKDLFDTADMPTEFGSPVLRGRRPRRDATVIARLRAAGAIILGKTTLTEGAYADHHPDVVPPVNPWGAAHWTGTSSSGSGVAVAAGLIWGALGTDTGGSIRLPSSCCGVTGIKPTWGRVSRAGALALAPSLDHMGPMTRSVADAVTLLGVMAGADPRDPTASQLPVPDYMAELAKPVRGLTIGIDRGLLKARADDQVLASIEHVIEVMTGLGARFVEVTLPPIEPALTGWAVQCAVEAAIVHREHWSTRAADYGPRLAALIERGHRHTAFELAEAQEHRRDFAGAMEALYAACDVLLIPGLPVAGPTLDFMSGLGEDPAAILAIGPFTAPFDVSGQPTITVPCGTSEKTRDGGGIPLGCQFAGPRFAEALIARTAHAFQTATDWHTRRPEGYA; encoded by the coding sequence ATGTCGAGCCTGCACAGATTGAGCCTGGTCCGCCTGGCGGAAGAGATCCGCCGCGGTGCGATATCGCCGGTGGATGCGGTCCGTTGCATGATGGACCGGATCGCCGCCCATGACGGCGCGCTTCACGCCTTCGCCCATCTGAACGATGCGGCGCTGGATCAGGCGCGCCGGGCCGAGGCGGAGATCGCCGCCGGTCTGGTGCGCGGCCCCCTGCACGGCGTGCCGCTGGCGGCCAAGGATCTGTTCGACACCGCCGATATGCCGACGGAATTCGGCAGCCCGGTGCTGCGCGGCCGGCGGCCCCGGCGGGATGCCACCGTCATCGCGCGGCTGCGGGCCGCCGGCGCGATCATTCTGGGCAAGACCACCCTCACCGAGGGGGCCTATGCCGACCACCATCCGGATGTGGTGCCGCCGGTCAACCCCTGGGGGGCTGCGCATTGGACCGGCACCTCGTCCAGCGGGTCGGGTGTGGCGGTGGCCGCCGGGTTGATCTGGGGCGCGCTCGGCACCGATACCGGCGGCTCGATCCGCCTGCCCTCCTCATGCTGTGGTGTGACGGGGATCAAGCCGACATGGGGGCGGGTCAGCCGGGCGGGTGCGCTCGCCCTCGCCCCCTCGCTCGATCATATGGGGCCGATGACCCGCAGCGTTGCCGATGCCGTCACCCTGCTCGGCGTGATGGCCGGCGCCGACCCGCGCGACCCCACCGCATCACAACTTCCAGTACCTGATTATATGGCAGAACTCGCCAAACCGGTGCGGGGCCTGACCATCGGCATCGACCGCGGGCTGTTGAAGGCGCGGGCCGATGATCAGGTTCTGGCCTCGATCGAGCATGTGATTGAGGTGATGACCGGGCTCGGCGCGCGGTTCGTGGAGGTCACCCTGCCGCCGATAGAGCCGGCGCTGACCGGCTGGGCGGTGCAATGTGCGGTCGAGGCCGCCATCGTTCATCGCGAACACTGGTCGACCCGCGCGGCCGACTACGGCCCGCGCCTCGCCGCGCTGATCGAACGCGGCCACCGCCACACGGCGTTCGAACTGGCCGAAGCGCAGGAGCACCGCCGCGATTTCGCGGGGGCGATGGAGGCGCTTTACGCCGCCTGCGACGTGCTGCTGATCCCCGGCCTGCCGGTGGCGGGCCCGACGCTCGATTTCATGTCCGGCCTGGGCGAAGACCCGGCGGCGATCCTGGCGATCGGCCCGTTCACGGCCCCCTTCGACGTCTCGGGCCAGCCGACCATCACGGTCCCCTGCGGCACCAGCGAGAAGACCCGCGACGGCGGCGGCATCCCCCTCGGCTGCCAGTTCGCCGGCCCCCGCTTCGCCGAAGCCCTGATCGCCCGCACCGCCCACGCCTTCCAGACCGCAACCGACTGGCATACACGGCGACCGGAAGGCTATGCGTAA